From Alkaliphilus flagellatus, the proteins below share one genomic window:
- a CDS encoding helix-turn-helix domain-containing protein yields the protein MNSINSYQDLCREIEVLEIRIESIEAEIKHLRKLMIQGPKDITAIDYSKESSRNIVHIPLDILIDRVEKLEDKLVIFKEILEEKIQYKEKIEILLKKFDGIQYKVMYLKLKENMSVENIAETLGYSERQIYRILKECST from the coding sequence TTGAATAGCATTAATAGTTATCAAGACCTGTGCAGAGAGATAGAAGTATTAGAAATAAGAATAGAGTCTATAGAAGCAGAAATAAAACACCTTAGAAAACTTATGATTCAAGGACCGAAGGACATTACCGCAATAGACTATTCAAAGGAATCAAGTAGAAATATAGTACATATACCTTTAGATATACTTATAGATAGGGTGGAAAAGTTAGAAGATAAATTAGTTATTTTCAAGGAGATATTAGAAGAAAAAATACAGTATAAGGAAAAAATAGAGATCCTGCTTAAAAAGTTTGATGGCATACAATATAAAGTAATGTACCTAAAATTAAAAGAGAATATGTCAGTAGAAAATATAGCGGAAACTTTAGGGTATTCAGAAAGACAAATATACCGTATATTAAAAGAGTGCAGCACATAA
- the groL gene encoding chaperonin GroEL (60 kDa chaperone family; promotes refolding of misfolded polypeptides especially under stressful conditions; forms two stacked rings of heptamers to form a barrel-shaped 14mer; ends can be capped by GroES; misfolded proteins enter the barrel where they are refolded when GroES binds) gives MAKEIKFAEEARRSLEIGVNKLADTVKVTLGPKGRNVVIDKKFGSPLITNDGVTIAREIELEDAYENMGAQLVKEVATKTNDVAGDGTTTATLLAQAIIREGLKNVAAGANPMIIKKGIQKAVDVAVAELKNISKKIESKESIAQVGANSAADEEIGQLIADAMEKVGNDGVITVEESRSMGTTLDVVEGMQFDRGYLSPYMVTDTEKMEAVFNDPYILVTDKKINNVQEILPVLEQIVQQGRKLLIIAEDIEGEALATLVVNKLRGTFECVAVKAPGFGDRRKAMLDDIAILTGATVISEELGYDLKTATIEMLGTARTVKVDKDNTTIVEGAGNSQLIKDRVGQIKKQIEDTTSDFDKEKLLERLAKLSGGVAVIQVGAATETELKERKLRIEDALNATRAAVEEGIVSGGGASLIHVIPAVEALLETTEGDERTGVKIIRRALEEPLRQIAENAGLEGSVIVEKVMNAEKGIGFDALKEKYVNMIEVGIIDPVKVTRSALQNAASISAMLLTTESAIVDIKEDEPMMPGGMGGGMPMM, from the coding sequence ATGGCTAAGGAAATTAAGTTTGCTGAAGAGGCTCGTCGTTCATTAGAAATCGGAGTTAATAAACTTGCTGATACTGTTAAGGTAACTTTAGGACCAAAGGGAAGAAACGTAGTAATCGATAAAAAGTTTGGTTCTCCATTAATAACAAATGATGGGGTAACTATAGCTAGAGAAATTGAATTAGAAGACGCTTATGAAAATATGGGAGCTCAATTAGTTAAAGAAGTAGCTACTAAAACTAATGATGTTGCTGGTGATGGTACAACAACAGCTACCTTATTAGCTCAAGCTATTATTAGAGAAGGATTAAAGAACGTAGCAGCTGGGGCTAATCCAATGATAATTAAAAAAGGTATTCAAAAAGCTGTGGATGTGGCAGTTGCTGAATTAAAAAACATTTCTAAAAAAATAGAAAGTAAAGAATCTATAGCTCAAGTAGGCGCAAATTCAGCTGCTGATGAAGAAATCGGACAATTAATTGCAGATGCTATGGAAAAGGTAGGAAATGATGGAGTTATTACTGTAGAAGAATCTAGATCTATGGGAACTACTTTAGACGTAGTAGAAGGTATGCAGTTTGATAGGGGATATTTATCTCCATACATGGTGACAGATACTGAAAAGATGGAAGCTGTATTTAACGATCCATATATTTTAGTAACTGATAAAAAGATTAATAATGTACAAGAAATTTTACCAGTATTAGAGCAAATAGTACAACAAGGCAGAAAATTATTAATCATTGCTGAAGATATAGAAGGTGAAGCATTAGCTACATTAGTAGTAAATAAACTAAGAGGAACATTTGAGTGTGTTGCTGTTAAGGCACCAGGCTTTGGAGATAGAAGGAAGGCAATGTTAGATGATATCGCGATTTTAACAGGAGCTACAGTTATTTCTGAAGAACTAGGATATGACTTAAAGACTGCAACAATTGAAATGTTAGGTACAGCTAGAACTGTTAAGGTTGATAAAGATAATACAACTATTGTTGAAGGTGCTGGTAATTCACAGCTTATTAAAGATAGAGTGGGTCAAATCAAGAAACAAATAGAAGATACAACTTCTGACTTTGATAAAGAGAAATTACTAGAAAGATTAGCTAAGCTTTCTGGTGGAGTTGCAGTTATCCAAGTTGGTGCTGCTACAGAAACAGAGCTTAAAGAAAGAAAACTAAGAATTGAAGATGCTCTTAACGCTACAAGAGCGGCAGTAGAAGAAGGGATTGTATCTGGTGGAGGTGCATCTTTAATACATGTTATTCCAGCAGTAGAAGCTTTACTTGAAACTACTGAAGGTGATGAAAGAACAGGAGTTAAAATTATTAGAAGAGCATTAGAAGAGCCATTAAGACAAATTGCAGAAAATGCTGGTCTTGAAGGATCGGTTATTGTAGAGAAGGTAATGAATGCAGAAAAAGGTATAGGCTTCGATGCTTTAAAGGAAAAATACGTAAATATGATTGAAGTAGGTATTATTGATCCAGTTAAGGTAACAAGATCAGCACTGCAAAATGCAGCTTCTATTTCAGCTATGTTATTAACAACAGAAAGTGCTATTGTAGATATTAAAGAAGATGAGCCAATGATGCCAGGAGGCATGGGCGGCGGAATGCCAATGATGTAA
- a CDS encoding helix-turn-helix domain-containing protein: MNVHEKIKEIRSKKGLSTYQLAELTGISQSTISKLENEKRKVDIETLQKIADALEISIEEFFKEDTDNIKTLDDISKVAKENKIEILAAHFEGENFTQDDLEDIEEFIKFVVSRKKK, translated from the coding sequence ATGAATGTTCACGAAAAAATAAAAGAAATCCGTAGTAAGAAAGGTTTATCAACTTACCAACTAGCAGAATTAACAGGCATATCACAATCCACAATTAGTAAATTAGAAAACGAAAAAAGAAAGGTCGACATAGAGACACTACAAAAAATAGCTGATGCTTTAGAAATATCTATAGAAGAGTTTTTTAAAGAAGATACAGATAATATAAAAACACTTGATGATATCAGTAAAGTTGCTAAGGAAAATAAAATAGAAATCTTAGCAGCACATTTTGAGGGTGAAAATTTTACTCAGGATGATTTAGAAGATATTGAAGAATTTATTAAATTTGTTGTTTCTAGAAAGAAAAAATAG
- a CDS encoding phage tail sheath family protein, whose translation MALGGGTFLTQNKILPGSYINFISATRVSANLSDIGYVAIPLELNWGAEDEVITVEAANLQKDSLNIFGYSYISTEMKSLREIFKGAKTAYVYRINSGGTKASKVAEPLTITAKYSGTRGNDIKVAVQVNIDDEAKFDVITYLEGKKVDEQTVATIEELKANNFVVFSGTGIATSSAGISLTGGTNGTVDGNAYVSFLDKAEAFSFNTLGYAGTDDLVKDLFIQFTKRMRDEHGVKFQTVVYRKNAADYEGIISVENKALGEGVKEGDLIYWVAGQVAGCPVNKSIANKSYDGEHIIDVNYKQSELETGLKTGRFMFHKVGDKVNVLDDINTFTSFTVDKSEDFNSNQVIRTLDQDAIDTALIFNTRYLGKVQNNDAGRIAFWNDIVELGKEMQKISAIENFKADDITVDAGNDKKSVVVTKYIKPITAMTKLYVTTIVE comes from the coding sequence ATGGCATTAGGTGGAGGTACATTTTTAACACAAAATAAAATTTTACCGGGTTCGTATATTAACTTTATTTCAGCAACTAGAGTTTCTGCTAATCTAAGTGATATAGGTTATGTTGCAATTCCTCTAGAACTGAATTGGGGTGCTGAAGATGAAGTTATTACTGTTGAAGCAGCAAATCTGCAAAAAGATAGTTTAAATATATTTGGATATTCATATATATCCACAGAGATGAAGTCTTTAAGAGAAATTTTTAAAGGTGCGAAAACTGCATATGTATATAGAATTAATTCTGGAGGAACTAAAGCTAGTAAAGTGGCAGAACCATTAACTATAACAGCTAAATATAGTGGAACTAGAGGAAATGACATTAAAGTAGCGGTGCAGGTTAATATTGATGATGAAGCTAAGTTCGATGTAATTACTTATCTTGAAGGTAAGAAAGTTGACGAACAAACTGTAGCTACTATTGAAGAATTAAAAGCTAATAACTTTGTTGTATTCAGTGGTACTGGAATAGCTACATCCAGTGCAGGAATTTCCTTAACAGGTGGAACTAATGGAACAGTAGATGGTAACGCCTATGTTTCATTCCTTGATAAAGCAGAAGCTTTTAGTTTTAACACTTTAGGCTATGCTGGTACTGATGATTTAGTTAAAGACTTGTTTATTCAATTCACTAAGAGAATGAGAGATGAACATGGAGTTAAATTCCAAACTGTAGTATATAGAAAGAATGCAGCTGATTATGAAGGTATAATCTCTGTAGAAAATAAAGCTTTAGGTGAAGGGGTAAAAGAAGGAGATTTAATCTACTGGGTAGCTGGTCAAGTAGCAGGGTGTCCTGTTAATAAGTCCATAGCTAACAAGTCCTATGATGGGGAGCATATTATTGATGTAAACTATAAGCAATCTGAACTTGAAACTGGATTAAAAACTGGTAGGTTTATGTTCCATAAAGTAGGTGATAAAGTAAATGTTTTAGATGATATTAATACATTTACTTCTTTTACTGTAGACAAGAGTGAAGATTTTAATTCTAATCAAGTGATAAGAACTCTGGATCAAGATGCTATAGATACAGCATTAATATTCAACACCAGATATCTAGGAAAGGTGCAAAACAATGATGCAGGTAGAATAGCATTTTGGAATGATATTGTAGAGTTAGGAAAAGAAATGCAAAAAATATCAGCCATAGAAAATTTTAAAGCTGATGATATAACCGTAGATGCAGGAAATGATAAAAAATCAGTAGTAGTAACTAAGTATATAAAGCCTATAACAGCTATGACTAAGCTGTATGTTACTACTATAGTTGAATAG
- the mgtA gene encoding magnesium-translocating P-type ATPase, translated as MMKKRDIINQNNGTIKQNLIDFSKNDIDAIYKIFNTDINGITEEEAKNRIEKHGLNQVEHEKPTPWYIQLTKAFINPFVIVLIALAVISYITDVALAAPGEKGWEAVIVITAMVTISGILHFIQEYKSGKAAEELKSLVKTTAAVARKDTGIEEISMSQIVPGDIIHLAAGDIIPADLRIIHSKDLFIGQSALTGESEPIEKYSTIKSEINNNINPSDLDNICLLGTDVISGSATAIAIGTGSDTYFGSMAKSLVGKREQTSFEKGISSVSWLLIKFMFIMVPVVFLINGITNGDWLEALLFAISIAVGLTPEMLPVIVTTNLAKGAIAMSKRKTVVKRLDAIQNFGAMDILCTDKTGTLTLDKIVVEKHLDIHGNDDDRVLRHGYLNSFYQTGLRNLMDRAILEFGDKKNFFELKEHYTKVDEIPFDFARRRMSVVLKDHAGKRQLITKGAVEEMLSICTFAEYKGEVVLLTEEVKNIVMNMVNKLNEDGMRVVAIAQKNNIPDENSFGVKDESDMVLMGYIGFLDPPKESTAAAIKALHEHGVKVKILTGDNEVVTKKICKEVDLPIDNILLGSDVENLTDEELAIQAENTTVFAKLSPMQKSKIIKVLQGQGHTVGYMGDGINDASALRDADVGISVDTAVDIAKESADIILLEKDLMVLEEGVIEGRKIFGNIVKYINMTASSNFGNVFSVLVASAFLPFLPMLPIHLLIQNLFYDFSQISIPWDTMDDDYIKEPRKWDADNIKKFMIYIGPISSIFDIITYLVMWYVFKANTPALQSLFQSGWFIEGLLSQTLIVHMIRTKKIPFIQSRATAPVLLLTGIIMVAGIFIPFTAFGASVGLQPLPLAYFPWLIGILLAYCLLTQVVKKLYIKKFNTWL; from the coding sequence ATGATGAAAAAAAGAGACATCATTAATCAAAACAATGGAACAATAAAACAAAATTTAATTGATTTTAGCAAAAATGATATAGATGCAATCTATAAAATATTTAATACAGATATTAACGGGATTACCGAGGAAGAAGCAAAAAATAGGATAGAAAAACATGGCCTTAATCAAGTAGAACACGAAAAACCAACACCATGGTATATTCAATTAACAAAGGCTTTTATAAACCCTTTTGTTATAGTTTTAATTGCCTTAGCCGTAATATCCTATATTACCGATGTAGCCCTTGCAGCCCCTGGTGAAAAAGGCTGGGAAGCAGTCATCGTAATTACTGCTATGGTTACAATTAGTGGCATATTGCATTTTATCCAGGAATATAAATCTGGAAAAGCAGCTGAGGAGCTAAAATCCCTAGTGAAAACCACTGCCGCCGTAGCCCGCAAAGATACAGGAATTGAGGAAATTTCAATGTCACAAATTGTGCCTGGCGATATTATTCATCTTGCGGCTGGCGATATTATACCAGCGGATTTAAGAATTATACATTCAAAGGATTTATTCATAGGTCAATCTGCTTTAACCGGTGAATCTGAGCCAATTGAAAAGTATAGTACTATAAAATCTGAAATAAATAACAATATAAATCCATCAGATTTAGATAATATTTGCTTATTAGGAACCGATGTAATAAGCGGCAGTGCAACAGCAATTGCTATAGGTACAGGAAGCGATACCTACTTTGGTTCTATGGCTAAATCTCTAGTGGGCAAAAGAGAACAAACAAGCTTCGAAAAAGGGATAAGTAGTGTTAGTTGGCTCCTTATCAAATTTATGTTTATAATGGTTCCTGTAGTATTCCTTATTAATGGCATTACAAATGGAGATTGGCTAGAGGCTCTATTGTTTGCGATTTCTATTGCTGTTGGATTAACACCTGAAATGCTTCCAGTTATAGTAACTACAAACCTCGCTAAAGGTGCAATAGCCATGTCAAAACGAAAAACCGTTGTTAAAAGATTAGATGCAATCCAAAACTTCGGTGCCATGGATATATTATGTACAGATAAAACCGGAACTTTAACATTAGATAAAATAGTAGTTGAAAAACATCTTGATATTCATGGTAATGATGACGACAGAGTACTAAGACATGGCTATTTAAATAGCTTTTATCAAACAGGCTTAAGAAATTTAATGGACAGAGCAATATTAGAATTTGGTGATAAAAAGAATTTCTTTGAGTTAAAAGAGCATTATACAAAGGTTGATGAAATCCCCTTTGACTTTGCAAGACGTAGAATGTCTGTAGTATTAAAAGACCATGCTGGAAAGAGACAACTAATTACAAAGGGTGCCGTAGAAGAAATGTTATCCATTTGCACCTTTGCAGAGTACAAAGGAGAAGTAGTTCTACTAACTGAAGAAGTTAAAAATATAGTTATGAATATGGTAAACAAGTTAAATGAAGATGGAATGAGAGTTGTTGCTATTGCACAAAAAAACAATATTCCAGATGAGAATTCCTTCGGTGTAAAAGATGAAAGTGACATGGTTCTTATGGGATATATAGGTTTCCTTGATCCACCAAAAGAATCAACAGCTGCAGCGATTAAAGCTCTACATGAACATGGAGTTAAAGTTAAAATACTAACTGGAGACAATGAAGTTGTTACTAAAAAAATCTGTAAAGAAGTTGATTTACCTATAGATAATATTTTACTTGGCAGCGATGTAGAAAACTTAACCGATGAAGAATTAGCAATACAAGCAGAAAATACTACTGTTTTTGCTAAGCTATCTCCAATGCAAAAATCCAAAATTATAAAAGTACTTCAAGGTCAGGGACATACAGTAGGTTATATGGGAGACGGAATTAATGACGCTTCGGCCCTTAGAGATGCAGATGTTGGGATTTCTGTAGATACAGCAGTAGATATAGCAAAGGAATCTGCAGATATTATACTTCTAGAAAAGGATCTCATGGTACTTGAAGAAGGTGTAATTGAAGGACGTAAGATTTTTGGAAATATAGTAAAGTATATTAATATGACAGCAAGTTCAAACTTTGGAAATGTCTTTAGTGTTTTGGTAGCTAGTGCATTTTTACCATTTTTACCTATGCTTCCAATTCATTTGCTAATTCAAAATCTGTTTTATGACTTTTCTCAAATTTCCATACCTTGGGACACTATGGATGATGACTATATTAAAGAACCAAGAAAATGGGATGCGGATAATATAAAGAAGTTTATGATCTATATTGGACCGATAAGCTCAATATTCGATATAATTACCTACTTGGTAATGTGGTATGTATTTAAAGCTAATACACCAGCCCTTCAGTCTCTATTCCAATCTGGATGGTTTATTGAAGGACTATTATCTCAAACCCTTATTGTTCATATGATTAGAACTAAGAAAATACCATTTATTCAAAGTAGAGCAACAGCCCCAGTCTTACTTCTTACTGGAATTATAATGGTAGCAGGTATATTCATTCCATTTACTGCATTTGGAGCATCTGTTGGATTACAGCCATTGCCATTAGCCTACTTCCCGTGGTTAATCGGTATTTTATTAGCCTACTGCTTATTAACGCAAGTAGTCAAAAAATTATATATTAAGAAGTTTAATACTTGGCTATAG
- a CDS encoding phage tail terminator family protein, whose protein sequence is MLSILRRCLTLTRIEDIKVGISKKLKTVFGEEYSIYTEMEETKQDLNLPAFFIRHVKSSQIHKIGQRYYKNNSFVIKFYPIKNGSELAQCDEVGDKLLNCLEYVESNDMLLRGSKMSLEVTDTELSFSIEFNFPILKTSNKHEFMGDLEQLSKRKG, encoded by the coding sequence ATGCTAAGTATCTTAAGGAGGTGTCTGACACTGACTAGAATTGAAGATATTAAAGTTGGTATTAGTAAAAAGCTAAAGACCGTATTTGGAGAAGAGTATTCTATTTATACTGAAATGGAAGAAACTAAGCAGGATTTAAATCTACCTGCTTTTTTTATTAGGCATGTAAAATCTTCTCAGATTCATAAGATAGGACAAAGATATTACAAGAACAATTCCTTTGTAATAAAATTTTATCCTATAAAAAACGGAAGTGAACTGGCTCAATGTGATGAAGTAGGAGACAAACTTTTAAATTGCCTAGAGTACGTAGAAAGTAACGATATGCTGTTGAGAGGCAGTAAAATGAGCTTAGAGGTAACAGATACAGAATTAAGTTTTTCTATAGAATTTAACTTCCCAATACTAAAAACTTCTAATAAACACGAGTTTATGGGAGATCTTGAACAATTGAGCAAAAGGAAAGGGTGA
- a CDS encoding phage tail assembly chaperone, with amino-acid sequence MSGLSAFMADNVQITEDIKLVVSKRFMENGKPIEWKIKPITSDEDEAIKKACTKKVPVPGKKNIFVPEIDYSKYLGKLAVACTVYPNLHDVALQDSYKAMGSEELLKKMLLPGEYAEFLRHIQEINGFDVGMEELVEEAKN; translated from the coding sequence ATGAGTGGATTAAGTGCATTTATGGCAGATAATGTTCAAATTACAGAAGATATTAAATTAGTTGTGTCAAAAAGATTTATGGAGAATGGAAAGCCCATTGAATGGAAAATTAAACCAATAACCAGTGATGAAGATGAGGCTATAAAAAAGGCTTGTACTAAAAAGGTACCAGTACCAGGCAAAAAGAACATCTTTGTTCCTGAAATAGATTACTCCAAATACTTAGGTAAATTAGCTGTAGCTTGTACTGTATATCCTAATCTACATGATGTAGCTTTACAAGATAGCTATAAAGCTATGGGATCTGAAGAATTACTTAAGAAAATGCTGCTTCCGGGAGAATACGCTGAGTTTCTAAGACACATTCAAGAAATCAATGGCTTTGATGTAGGAATGGAAGAACTGGTTGAAGAAGCAAAAAACTAG
- a CDS encoding phage scaffolding protein, with protein MTLQQLLKLGVTNEVAKQILEIHKSTIKDKYVPIWRFTEVNSKYKELKLIVEDKESQINRLKIKATEKEELVTKIMALEELNKINKESYESKIDALQKEKSTEIYLRDQKIKSIKTAKAMLDFLLD; from the coding sequence ATGACATTACAACAATTATTAAAATTAGGAGTTACAAACGAAGTAGCAAAACAAATATTAGAGATTCATAAATCTACTATTAAAGATAAATATGTACCTATATGGCGATTTACAGAAGTAAATAGCAAATATAAGGAATTAAAGTTGATAGTAGAAGATAAAGAGAGCCAAATTAATAGGTTAAAGATTAAAGCTACAGAAAAGGAAGAATTGGTAACTAAAATAATGGCATTAGAGGAATTAAACAAAATTAATAAAGAAAGTTATGAAAGCAAGATTGATGCATTACAAAAAGAAAAATCGACAGAAATTTATTTAAGAGATCAAAAGATAAAAAGTATAAAGACTGCAAAAGCTATGTTAGATTTTTTACTTGACTGA
- a CDS encoding phage tail tube protein encodes MVETMNAMDAMSGSLAECFITVEGNRYNFMQATNIEVKMSKTKVKVPILGRTGKGNKSTGWEGTGSATFHYNTSIFRELLYRYAKTGQDFYFDMQITNEDPTSMVGRQTVILKDCNIDGGILAKIDAEAEYLSEDFEFTFEDFEMPEKFNVLPGMKI; translated from the coding sequence ATGGTTGAAACTATGAATGCAATGGATGCAATGAGTGGATCTTTAGCAGAATGTTTTATTACTGTAGAAGGAAATAGATACAACTTTATGCAGGCTACTAATATAGAAGTAAAAATGAGTAAAACAAAGGTTAAAGTACCTATATTAGGTAGGACTGGGAAAGGAAATAAGTCTACTGGATGGGAAGGTACAGGAAGTGCTACTTTCCATTATAACACCAGTATTTTTAGAGAACTTTTATACAGATATGCTAAAACAGGACAAGATTTCTACTTCGATATGCAAATAACGAATGAAGATCCTACAAGTATGGTTGGAAGACAGACTGTAATCTTAAAAGATTGCAATATTGATGGTGGAATTCTAGCAAAAATTGATGCAGAGGCTGAGTACCTCAGTGAAGATTTTGAGTTTACATTTGAAGATTTCGAGATGCCTGAAAAATTTAATGTTTTACCAGGTATGAAAATATAA
- a CDS encoding ImmA/IrrE family metallo-endopeptidase, producing MDYEQMIIKADEKGIEVYEVNFKGNGKGYCSDNVIGISKKLTTNSEKRCILIEEIGHLKTTSGHIIDQSKIENRKQERKARAWGYERLVGIIDLINAYKYGVRNRFELAEYLDVTEEYIEDVIKYYKEKYGLYCEIDNYMVYFEPLVVLEKL from the coding sequence ATGGATTACGAGCAAATGATAATTAAAGCTGATGAGAAGGGTATAGAGGTTTATGAAGTTAATTTTAAAGGAAATGGTAAGGGATATTGTTCTGATAATGTAATTGGTATTTCTAAGAAGTTAACAACTAATAGCGAAAAGAGATGTATTCTTATTGAAGAAATTGGACATTTGAAAACTACCTCTGGACATATTATAGACCAATCTAAAATAGAAAATAGAAAGCAAGAAAGAAAAGCTAGAGCTTGGGGATATGAAAGATTAGTTGGAATTATTGACTTAATTAATGCCTACAAATATGGAGTTAGAAATAGATTTGAATTAGCTGAATACCTAGACGTAACGGAAGAATATATAGAAGATGTTATAAAATATTATAAAGAAAAGTATGGACTTTATTGTGAAATAGATAATTACATGGTTTATTTCGAACCTTTAGTTGTATTAGAGAAACTTTAA
- the groES gene encoding co-chaperone GroES has product MNIKPLGDRVVIKRVEAEETTKSGIVLPGSAKEQPQLAEVMAVGPGGVVEGKEIVMEVKVGDKVIFSKYAGTEVKFDGEEYTILRQNDILAVVE; this is encoded by the coding sequence ATGAACATTAAGCCATTAGGAGACAGAGTAGTTATTAAAAGAGTAGAAGCTGAGGAAACCACAAAAAGTGGAATTGTATTGCCAGGTAGCGCAAAGGAACAACCACAGTTAGCAGAGGTTATGGCAGTGGGACCAGGTGGAGTAGTTGAAGGTAAAGAAATTGTTATGGAAGTAAAAGTAGGAGATAAAGTAATCTTCTCTAAATATGCTGGTACAGAAGTTAAGTTTGATGGAGAGGAATACACAATATTAAGACAAAATGATATTTTAGCTGTTGTTGAATAG